In Bactrocera oleae isolate idBacOlea1 chromosome 5, idBacOlea1, whole genome shotgun sequence, a genomic segment contains:
- the pod1 gene encoding coronin-7 isoform X3, with translation MAWRFKASKYKNAAPIVPKPEACIRDICVGSYQTFGNNIAASAAFMAFNWEHTGSSVAVLPLDDCGRKSKTMPLLHGHTDTVTDLEFSPFHDGLLATASQDCLVKIWHIPEKGLEASLSDPECVFSHKQRRVETVGFHPTADGLLHSTAVGCVTLFDITTQKELFSNNEHPEVIQSVSWKQDGTTLATSCKDKNVRILDPRIADAPIQMVAESHQSIKDSRVVWLGNQTRILTTGFDSARLRQVIIRDLRNFSVPEKTLELDCSTGILMPLFDADTNMLFLAGKGDTTINYLEVSDKDPYLTEGLRHTGEQTKGACLVPKRALKVMEGEVNRVLQLTSNMVIPIMYQVPRKTYRDFHSDLYPETTGYKTELMASEWFGGANMPVPKMSLDPAKRELGDLPIIPRLGPKPFSSNSGDVSFDKVFAVPVAPGSQENIHHASTVGSADNGGDSFVAPAPAAPVVAATTQNKPDLIVEIEIKKPNADNAGDSSVQKSLSTSERRKSSADADESPDKIFEQTHSESSENSTEGDDKPDAELRRFSAARNSIAERRRLYESRSKSTVEEKSQSPVPLRRELSKGEPFKPQQQANLVTPTADVKRISAPEGKHLEERRRNVTTSVDGGAAIKKSATEAAITTTHKRTSTVFGKVSKFRHLKGTTGHKSTHIENLRNLSRQIPGECNGFHANHERVAVPLSGPGGKIAIFELSRPGRLPDGVIPSLVNGSNIMDFQWDPFDSSRLAVACDDGIVKLWRIPEGGLNEPTNTPERELIAHLDKIYFIRFHPLAEDVLLTASYDMTIKLWDLRTLEEKIQLTGHTDQIFDLAWSPCGKMAATVCKDGKLRVYNPRKSETPIREGNGPVGTRGARITWALEGQYIVCTGFDKVSERQISVYNAQKLNAPLNMASLDVSPSILIPYYDEDSSTLFVTGKGDSTIYCYEITDEEPYICPLSHHRCTSLHQGLSFLTKNHCDVASVEFSKAYRLTNTTIEPLSFTVPRIKSELFQDDLFPPTRVTWKPTMSADEWFACNDRKATKLSLQPEGMEALSSIQQVAPAKKIEHAGNGSSGGAMTRAEFEKNKQQEIQKSVSARLEYNTKLEQDDMEGVDENEWQED, from the exons ATGGCGTGGCGCTTTAAAGCATCAAAATACAAGAATGCCGCACCGATCGTTCCCAAGCCGGAGGCCTGCATACGTGACATCTGTGTCGGATCGTATCAGACCTTCGGCAATAATATAGCAGCTTCAGCCGCTTTTATGGCCTTCAATTGGGAACACACGGGTTCGAGCGTTGCTGTCTTACCGTTAGACGATTGTGGgcgcaaaagtaaaacaatGCCATTGTTACATGGTCATACAGATACTGTGACTGATTTGGAATTCTCACCCTTTCACGATGGACTTTTGGCAACGGCCTCACAAGATTGTCTCGTTAAAATCTGGCATATACCAGAAAAGGGCTTGGAAGCATCACTTTCTGATCCGGAATGTGTGTTTTCACACAAGCAACGTCGTGTTGAGACTGTTGGTTTTCATCCGACTGCTGATGGTTTGCTACACTCCACCGCTGTCGGTTGTGTGACACTCTTCGATATAACAACACAAAAGGAACTTTTCT ctaaTAATGAACATCCCGAGGTCATACAGTCGGTAAGCTGGAAACAGGATGGCACAACACTTGCTACTAGCTGCAAGGATAAGAATGTGCGCATATTGGATCCACGCATCGCTGACGCGCCCATACAAATGGTCGCAGAGTCGCATCAGAGTATTAAGGATTCACGTGTCGTTTGGTTGGGCAACCAGACACGTATATTGACCACCGGTTTTGATTCGGCACGTCTGCGTCAGGTTATCATACGAGATTTGCGTAACTTTTCAGTGCCAGAGAAGACATTGGAGCTCGATTGTTCCACCGGTATACTTATGCCACTGTTCGATGCCGATACAAATATGTTATTCCTTGCTGGAAAGGGTGACACAACTATTAATTATTTGGAAGTTAGCGACAAAGATCCCTACCTGACAGAAGGTCTACGTCACACCGGCGAACAGACTAAAGGTGCTTGTTTGGTGCCAAAGCGCGCGCTTAAAGTAATGGAGGGCGAAGTGAATCGTGTGCTGCAGTTAACTTCCAACATGGTTATACCGATTATGTACCAGGTGCCACGCAAG ACTTATCGCGATTTCCACAGCGATCTCTACCCGGAAACCACGGGCTATAAGACAGAACTTATGGCCAGCGAATGGTTCGGTGGCGCCAATATGCCTGTGCCAAAGATGAGTTTGGATCCCGCAAAGCGTGAATTGGGCGACTTACCAATAATT CCACGCCTTGGACCCAAGCCATTTTCCAGTAATTCCGGCGATGTTTCGTTCGATAAAGTCTTCGCTGTGCCAGTCGCACCTGGCTCTCAGGAAAATATACATCATGCTTCTACAGTCGGTTCGGCTGATAATGGTGGCGATAGCTTTGTTGCGCCAGCACCAGCTGCCCCAGTAGTAGCGGCCACAACACAAAACAAGCCCGATCTGATTGTGGAGATCGAAATTAAAA AACCCAATGCTGATAACGCCGGCGACAGCAGCGTGCAGAAATCTCTGTCGACCTCCGAGCGTCGCAAG TCCTCGGCTGATGCTGATGAATCGCCCGATAAG attttcgAGCAAACACATTCGGAGTCTTCGGAGAACTCTACGGAAGGTGATGATAAACCTGATGCGGAATTGCGTCGTTTCTCGGCTGCACGCAACAGTATTGCCGAAAGGCGGCGCTTGTATGAGAGCCGTTCGAAGAGCACGGTCGAGGAGAAATCGCAATCGCCAGTGCCATT GCGTCGTGAACTCTCCAAGGGCGAACCGTTTAAACCACAACAACAGGCCAATTTGGTCACACCAACAGCCGATGTAAAACGTATTTCTGCACCGGAGGGTAAGCACTTAGAAGAGCGTCGTCGCAATGTCACAACCAGTGTGGATGGTGGTGCTGCCATTAAGAAGTCAGCAACTGAAGCGGCAATAACCACCACACACAAACGCACCTCGACTGTTTTCGGCAAAGTTTCGAAATTCCGTCATCTAAAAGGTACGACCGGTCACAAATCCACACACATTGAGAATCTGCGCAATCTTAGTCGTCAGATACCGGGTGAATGTAACGGCTTTCATGCTAATCACGAACGTGTCGCTGTACCCTTATCGGGTCCTGGCGGTAAAATAGCCATATTCGAGTTAAGTCGTCCGGGTCGTCTACCCGACGGTGTTATACCATCATTGGTTAATGGTAGCAACATAATGGATTTCCAATGGGATCCTTTCGATTCGTCACGTTTGGCTGTGGCCTGCGATGACGGCATTGTTAAATTGTGGCGCATACCAGAAGGTGGACTCAATGAGCCAACAAACACGCCGGAACGTGAACTTATTGCACATTTGGATAAGATTTACTTTATACGCTTTCATCCGTTAGCTGAAGATGTGCTCTTAACAGCCAGTTATGATATGACAATTAAATTATGGGATTTACGTACTTTGGAAGAGAAAATACAATTAACTGGTCACACCGATCAAATATTCGATTTGGCCTGGAGCCCTTGCGGTAAAATGGCCGCCACCGTGTGCAAAGATGGCAAATTGCGTGTCTACAATCCACGCAAGTCGGAGACACCCATACGCGAAGGCAACGGTCCGGTGGGAACGCGTGGAGCGCGTATCACTTGGGCGCTGGAGGGTCAATATATCGTCTGCACTGGCTTTGATAA AGTTTCTGAGCGCCAGATAAGCGTTTACAATGCACAAAAGCTGAATGCACCACTGAATATGGCCAGTCTGGATGTCTCACCATCCATACTGATACCTTACTATGATGAGGACAGTTCGACATTGTTTGTGACGGGCAAAGGTGACTCGACCATTTACTGCTATGAGATTACGGATGAGGAGCCATACATTTGTCCTCTATCGCATCATCGTTGCACATCACTGCATCAAGGTTTGAGTTTTCTCACCAAAAATCATTGTGACGTCGCGAGTGTGGAATTTTCGAAAGCGTACAGACTAACTAACACGACTATTGAACCGCTGAGTTTCACTGTGCCACGCATTAAG AGCGAACTATTTCAAGACGATCTCTTTCCGCCAACACGCGTCACATGGAAGCCCACAATGTCTGCGGATGAATGGTTTGCATGCAACGATAGGAAAGCGACTAAGTTGAGTTTGCAGCCTGAAGGCATGGAAGCTT TATCATCCATTCAGCAAGTCGCCCCCGCTAAGAAGATAGAGCATGCGGGCAATGGCAGTAGTGGCGGCGCAATGACTCGAGCGGAATTCGAAAAGAATAAACAACAAGAG ATTCAAAAGTCAGTGAGCGCCCGCTTGGAGTACAACACCAAACTGGAGCAGGACGACATGGAAGGTGTGGATGAAAATGAGTGGCAAGAGGATTAA
- the pod1 gene encoding coronin-7 isoform X4, which yields MAWRFKASKYKNAAPIVPKPEACIRDICVGSYQTFGNNIAASAAFMAFNWEHTGSSVAVLPLDDCGRKSKTMPLLHGHTDTVTDLEFSPFHDGLLATASQDCLVKIWHIPEKGLEASLSDPECVFSHKQRRVETVGFHPTADGLLHSTAVGCVTLFDITTQKELFSNNEHPEVIQSVSWKQDGTTLATSCKDKNVRILDPRIADAPIQMVAESHQSIKDSRVVWLGNQTRILTTGFDSARLRQVIIRDLRNFSVPEKTLELDCSTGILMPLFDADTNMLFLAGKGDTTINYLEVSDKDPYLTEGLRHTGEQTKGACLVPKRALKVMEGEVNRVLQLTSNMVIPIMYQVPRKTYRDFHSDLYPETTGYKTELMASEWFGGANMPVPKMSLDPAKRELGDLPIIPRLGPKPFSSNSGDVSFDKVFAVPVAPGSQENIHHASTVGSADNGGDSFVAPAPAAPVVAATTQNKPDLIVEIEIKKPNADNAGDSSVQKSLSTSERRKIFEQTHSESSENSTEGDDKPDAELRRFSAARNSIAERRRLYESRSKSTVEEKSQSPVPLRRELSKGEPFKPQQQANLVTPTADVKRISAPEGKHLEERRRNVTTSVDGGAAIKKSATEAAITTTHKRTSTVFGKVSKFRHLKGTTGHKSTHIENLRNLSRQIPGECNGFHANHERVAVPLSGPGGKIAIFELSRPGRLPDGVIPSLVNGSNIMDFQWDPFDSSRLAVACDDGIVKLWRIPEGGLNEPTNTPERELIAHLDKIYFIRFHPLAEDVLLTASYDMTIKLWDLRTLEEKIQLTGHTDQIFDLAWSPCGKMAATVCKDGKLRVYNPRKSETPIREGNGPVGTRGARITWALEGQYIVCTGFDKVSERQISVYNAQKLNAPLNMASLDVSPSILIPYYDEDSSTLFVTGKGDSTIYCYEITDEEPYICPLSHHRCTSLHQGLSFLTKNHCDVASVEFSKAYRLTNTTIEPLSFTVPRIKSELFQDDLFPPTRVTWKPTMSADEWFACNDRKATKLSLQPEGMEALSSIQQVAPAKKIEHAGNGSSGGAMTRAEFEKNKQQEIQKSVSARLEYNTKLEQDDMEGVDENEWQED from the exons ATGGCGTGGCGCTTTAAAGCATCAAAATACAAGAATGCCGCACCGATCGTTCCCAAGCCGGAGGCCTGCATACGTGACATCTGTGTCGGATCGTATCAGACCTTCGGCAATAATATAGCAGCTTCAGCCGCTTTTATGGCCTTCAATTGGGAACACACGGGTTCGAGCGTTGCTGTCTTACCGTTAGACGATTGTGGgcgcaaaagtaaaacaatGCCATTGTTACATGGTCATACAGATACTGTGACTGATTTGGAATTCTCACCCTTTCACGATGGACTTTTGGCAACGGCCTCACAAGATTGTCTCGTTAAAATCTGGCATATACCAGAAAAGGGCTTGGAAGCATCACTTTCTGATCCGGAATGTGTGTTTTCACACAAGCAACGTCGTGTTGAGACTGTTGGTTTTCATCCGACTGCTGATGGTTTGCTACACTCCACCGCTGTCGGTTGTGTGACACTCTTCGATATAACAACACAAAAGGAACTTTTCT ctaaTAATGAACATCCCGAGGTCATACAGTCGGTAAGCTGGAAACAGGATGGCACAACACTTGCTACTAGCTGCAAGGATAAGAATGTGCGCATATTGGATCCACGCATCGCTGACGCGCCCATACAAATGGTCGCAGAGTCGCATCAGAGTATTAAGGATTCACGTGTCGTTTGGTTGGGCAACCAGACACGTATATTGACCACCGGTTTTGATTCGGCACGTCTGCGTCAGGTTATCATACGAGATTTGCGTAACTTTTCAGTGCCAGAGAAGACATTGGAGCTCGATTGTTCCACCGGTATACTTATGCCACTGTTCGATGCCGATACAAATATGTTATTCCTTGCTGGAAAGGGTGACACAACTATTAATTATTTGGAAGTTAGCGACAAAGATCCCTACCTGACAGAAGGTCTACGTCACACCGGCGAACAGACTAAAGGTGCTTGTTTGGTGCCAAAGCGCGCGCTTAAAGTAATGGAGGGCGAAGTGAATCGTGTGCTGCAGTTAACTTCCAACATGGTTATACCGATTATGTACCAGGTGCCACGCAAG ACTTATCGCGATTTCCACAGCGATCTCTACCCGGAAACCACGGGCTATAAGACAGAACTTATGGCCAGCGAATGGTTCGGTGGCGCCAATATGCCTGTGCCAAAGATGAGTTTGGATCCCGCAAAGCGTGAATTGGGCGACTTACCAATAATT CCACGCCTTGGACCCAAGCCATTTTCCAGTAATTCCGGCGATGTTTCGTTCGATAAAGTCTTCGCTGTGCCAGTCGCACCTGGCTCTCAGGAAAATATACATCATGCTTCTACAGTCGGTTCGGCTGATAATGGTGGCGATAGCTTTGTTGCGCCAGCACCAGCTGCCCCAGTAGTAGCGGCCACAACACAAAACAAGCCCGATCTGATTGTGGAGATCGAAATTAAAA AACCCAATGCTGATAACGCCGGCGACAGCAGCGTGCAGAAATCTCTGTCGACCTCCGAGCGTCGCAAG attttcgAGCAAACACATTCGGAGTCTTCGGAGAACTCTACGGAAGGTGATGATAAACCTGATGCGGAATTGCGTCGTTTCTCGGCTGCACGCAACAGTATTGCCGAAAGGCGGCGCTTGTATGAGAGCCGTTCGAAGAGCACGGTCGAGGAGAAATCGCAATCGCCAGTGCCATT GCGTCGTGAACTCTCCAAGGGCGAACCGTTTAAACCACAACAACAGGCCAATTTGGTCACACCAACAGCCGATGTAAAACGTATTTCTGCACCGGAGGGTAAGCACTTAGAAGAGCGTCGTCGCAATGTCACAACCAGTGTGGATGGTGGTGCTGCCATTAAGAAGTCAGCAACTGAAGCGGCAATAACCACCACACACAAACGCACCTCGACTGTTTTCGGCAAAGTTTCGAAATTCCGTCATCTAAAAGGTACGACCGGTCACAAATCCACACACATTGAGAATCTGCGCAATCTTAGTCGTCAGATACCGGGTGAATGTAACGGCTTTCATGCTAATCACGAACGTGTCGCTGTACCCTTATCGGGTCCTGGCGGTAAAATAGCCATATTCGAGTTAAGTCGTCCGGGTCGTCTACCCGACGGTGTTATACCATCATTGGTTAATGGTAGCAACATAATGGATTTCCAATGGGATCCTTTCGATTCGTCACGTTTGGCTGTGGCCTGCGATGACGGCATTGTTAAATTGTGGCGCATACCAGAAGGTGGACTCAATGAGCCAACAAACACGCCGGAACGTGAACTTATTGCACATTTGGATAAGATTTACTTTATACGCTTTCATCCGTTAGCTGAAGATGTGCTCTTAACAGCCAGTTATGATATGACAATTAAATTATGGGATTTACGTACTTTGGAAGAGAAAATACAATTAACTGGTCACACCGATCAAATATTCGATTTGGCCTGGAGCCCTTGCGGTAAAATGGCCGCCACCGTGTGCAAAGATGGCAAATTGCGTGTCTACAATCCACGCAAGTCGGAGACACCCATACGCGAAGGCAACGGTCCGGTGGGAACGCGTGGAGCGCGTATCACTTGGGCGCTGGAGGGTCAATATATCGTCTGCACTGGCTTTGATAA AGTTTCTGAGCGCCAGATAAGCGTTTACAATGCACAAAAGCTGAATGCACCACTGAATATGGCCAGTCTGGATGTCTCACCATCCATACTGATACCTTACTATGATGAGGACAGTTCGACATTGTTTGTGACGGGCAAAGGTGACTCGACCATTTACTGCTATGAGATTACGGATGAGGAGCCATACATTTGTCCTCTATCGCATCATCGTTGCACATCACTGCATCAAGGTTTGAGTTTTCTCACCAAAAATCATTGTGACGTCGCGAGTGTGGAATTTTCGAAAGCGTACAGACTAACTAACACGACTATTGAACCGCTGAGTTTCACTGTGCCACGCATTAAG AGCGAACTATTTCAAGACGATCTCTTTCCGCCAACACGCGTCACATGGAAGCCCACAATGTCTGCGGATGAATGGTTTGCATGCAACGATAGGAAAGCGACTAAGTTGAGTTTGCAGCCTGAAGGCATGGAAGCTT TATCATCCATTCAGCAAGTCGCCCCCGCTAAGAAGATAGAGCATGCGGGCAATGGCAGTAGTGGCGGCGCAATGACTCGAGCGGAATTCGAAAAGAATAAACAACAAGAG ATTCAAAAGTCAGTGAGCGCCCGCTTGGAGTACAACACCAAACTGGAGCAGGACGACATGGAAGGTGTGGATGAAAATGAGTGGCAAGAGGATTAA
- the pod1 gene encoding coronin-7 isoform X1, with protein sequence MAWRFKASKYKNAAPIVPKPEACIRDICVGSYQTFGNNIAASAAFMAFNWEHTGSSVAVLPLDDCGRKSKTMPLLHGHTDTVTDLEFSPFHDGLLATASQDCLVKIWHIPEKGLEASLSDPECVFSHKQRRVETVGFHPTADGLLHSTAVGCVTLFDITTQKELFSNNEHPEVIQSVSWKQDGTTLATSCKDKNVRILDPRIADAPIQMVAESHQSIKDSRVVWLGNQTRILTTGFDSARLRQVIIRDLRNFSVPEKTLELDCSTGILMPLFDADTNMLFLAGKGDTTINYLEVSDKDPYLTEGLRHTGEQTKGACLVPKRALKVMEGEVNRVLQLTSNMVIPIMYQVPRKTYRDFHSDLYPETTGYKTELMASEWFGGANMPVPKMSLDPAKRELGDLPIIVHRGNLSDLIKNIENKKVCNKTPTLKSPNNAMVSSNVLQQQRNGNGNKHFTMKTSIENEKDDSEKARLHDNNASETELAEEQVGTVGFTKSELLRKFDNKYKTDSEKDGKDMELMRRFSRESPADESTGSSEDASIANAPDLSSPQQQQREREGSSGSVGSGVTSPPRPMPRTSRNNSLGDAATTAALASGGSGDEVMPRPRPRTTAAAAYKPRLGPKPFSSNSGDVSFDKVFAVPVAPGSQENIHHASTVGSADNGGDSFVAPAPAAPVVAATTQNKPDLIVEIEIKKPNADNAGDSSVQKSLSTSERRKSSADADESPDKIFEQTHSESSENSTEGDDKPDAELRRFSAARNSIAERRRLYESRSKSTVEEKSQSPVPLRRELSKGEPFKPQQQANLVTPTADVKRISAPEGKHLEERRRNVTTSVDGGAAIKKSATEAAITTTHKRTSTVFGKVSKFRHLKGTTGHKSTHIENLRNLSRQIPGECNGFHANHERVAVPLSGPGGKIAIFELSRPGRLPDGVIPSLVNGSNIMDFQWDPFDSSRLAVACDDGIVKLWRIPEGGLNEPTNTPERELIAHLDKIYFIRFHPLAEDVLLTASYDMTIKLWDLRTLEEKIQLTGHTDQIFDLAWSPCGKMAATVCKDGKLRVYNPRKSETPIREGNGPVGTRGARITWALEGQYIVCTGFDKVSERQISVYNAQKLNAPLNMASLDVSPSILIPYYDEDSSTLFVTGKGDSTIYCYEITDEEPYICPLSHHRCTSLHQGLSFLTKNHCDVASVEFSKAYRLTNTTIEPLSFTVPRIKSELFQDDLFPPTRVTWKPTMSADEWFACNDRKATKLSLQPEGMEALSSIQQVAPAKKIEHAGNGSSGGAMTRAEFEKNKQQEIQKSVSARLEYNTKLEQDDMEGVDENEWQED encoded by the exons ATGGCGTGGCGCTTTAAAGCATCAAAATACAAGAATGCCGCACCGATCGTTCCCAAGCCGGAGGCCTGCATACGTGACATCTGTGTCGGATCGTATCAGACCTTCGGCAATAATATAGCAGCTTCAGCCGCTTTTATGGCCTTCAATTGGGAACACACGGGTTCGAGCGTTGCTGTCTTACCGTTAGACGATTGTGGgcgcaaaagtaaaacaatGCCATTGTTACATGGTCATACAGATACTGTGACTGATTTGGAATTCTCACCCTTTCACGATGGACTTTTGGCAACGGCCTCACAAGATTGTCTCGTTAAAATCTGGCATATACCAGAAAAGGGCTTGGAAGCATCACTTTCTGATCCGGAATGTGTGTTTTCACACAAGCAACGTCGTGTTGAGACTGTTGGTTTTCATCCGACTGCTGATGGTTTGCTACACTCCACCGCTGTCGGTTGTGTGACACTCTTCGATATAACAACACAAAAGGAACTTTTCT ctaaTAATGAACATCCCGAGGTCATACAGTCGGTAAGCTGGAAACAGGATGGCACAACACTTGCTACTAGCTGCAAGGATAAGAATGTGCGCATATTGGATCCACGCATCGCTGACGCGCCCATACAAATGGTCGCAGAGTCGCATCAGAGTATTAAGGATTCACGTGTCGTTTGGTTGGGCAACCAGACACGTATATTGACCACCGGTTTTGATTCGGCACGTCTGCGTCAGGTTATCATACGAGATTTGCGTAACTTTTCAGTGCCAGAGAAGACATTGGAGCTCGATTGTTCCACCGGTATACTTATGCCACTGTTCGATGCCGATACAAATATGTTATTCCTTGCTGGAAAGGGTGACACAACTATTAATTATTTGGAAGTTAGCGACAAAGATCCCTACCTGACAGAAGGTCTACGTCACACCGGCGAACAGACTAAAGGTGCTTGTTTGGTGCCAAAGCGCGCGCTTAAAGTAATGGAGGGCGAAGTGAATCGTGTGCTGCAGTTAACTTCCAACATGGTTATACCGATTATGTACCAGGTGCCACGCAAG ACTTATCGCGATTTCCACAGCGATCTCTACCCGGAAACCACGGGCTATAAGACAGAACTTATGGCCAGCGAATGGTTCGGTGGCGCCAATATGCCTGTGCCAAAGATGAGTTTGGATCCCGCAAAGCGTGAATTGGGCGACTTACCAATAATT GTACATCGTGGTAATTTGagtgatttaattaaaaatatagaaaataaaaaagtatgcaacaaaacACCAACCCTAAAATCGCCTAACAATGCGATGGTCTCAAGTAatgtgttgcaacaacaacgcaacGGTAATGGCAACAAACATTTCACAATGAAAACAAGCATAGAAAATGAAAAGGATGACAGCGAAAAAGCGCGTTTGCACGACAACAATGCCAGCGAAACGGAATTAGCCGAGGAGCAAGTTGGTACCGTCGGATTTACTAAATCCGAATTGTTACGTAAATTcgataacaaatataaaactgaTTCAGAGAAGGATGGCAAAGACATGGAATTGATGCGGCGCTTTAGTCGCGAATCACCCGCTGATGAGTCAACAGGCAGCAGTGAGGATGCCTCAATTGCAAATGCGCCAGACTTGTCATCGCCACAGCAGCAACAGCGTGAACGCGAGGGCAGTAGCGGCAGCGTTGGTAGCGGTGTAACTTCTCCACCCCGTCCGATGCCGCGTACTTCGCGTAATAATTCTCTAGGCGATGCAGCCACAACTGCTGCACTCGCAAGTGGTGGTAGTGGTGATGAGGTTATGCCACGACCACGTCCACGCACCACGGCTGCAGCCGCTTACAAG CCACGCCTTGGACCCAAGCCATTTTCCAGTAATTCCGGCGATGTTTCGTTCGATAAAGTCTTCGCTGTGCCAGTCGCACCTGGCTCTCAGGAAAATATACATCATGCTTCTACAGTCGGTTCGGCTGATAATGGTGGCGATAGCTTTGTTGCGCCAGCACCAGCTGCCCCAGTAGTAGCGGCCACAACACAAAACAAGCCCGATCTGATTGTGGAGATCGAAATTAAAA AACCCAATGCTGATAACGCCGGCGACAGCAGCGTGCAGAAATCTCTGTCGACCTCCGAGCGTCGCAAG TCCTCGGCTGATGCTGATGAATCGCCCGATAAG attttcgAGCAAACACATTCGGAGTCTTCGGAGAACTCTACGGAAGGTGATGATAAACCTGATGCGGAATTGCGTCGTTTCTCGGCTGCACGCAACAGTATTGCCGAAAGGCGGCGCTTGTATGAGAGCCGTTCGAAGAGCACGGTCGAGGAGAAATCGCAATCGCCAGTGCCATT GCGTCGTGAACTCTCCAAGGGCGAACCGTTTAAACCACAACAACAGGCCAATTTGGTCACACCAACAGCCGATGTAAAACGTATTTCTGCACCGGAGGGTAAGCACTTAGAAGAGCGTCGTCGCAATGTCACAACCAGTGTGGATGGTGGTGCTGCCATTAAGAAGTCAGCAACTGAAGCGGCAATAACCACCACACACAAACGCACCTCGACTGTTTTCGGCAAAGTTTCGAAATTCCGTCATCTAAAAGGTACGACCGGTCACAAATCCACACACATTGAGAATCTGCGCAATCTTAGTCGTCAGATACCGGGTGAATGTAACGGCTTTCATGCTAATCACGAACGTGTCGCTGTACCCTTATCGGGTCCTGGCGGTAAAATAGCCATATTCGAGTTAAGTCGTCCGGGTCGTCTACCCGACGGTGTTATACCATCATTGGTTAATGGTAGCAACATAATGGATTTCCAATGGGATCCTTTCGATTCGTCACGTTTGGCTGTGGCCTGCGATGACGGCATTGTTAAATTGTGGCGCATACCAGAAGGTGGACTCAATGAGCCAACAAACACGCCGGAACGTGAACTTATTGCACATTTGGATAAGATTTACTTTATACGCTTTCATCCGTTAGCTGAAGATGTGCTCTTAACAGCCAGTTATGATATGACAATTAAATTATGGGATTTACGTACTTTGGAAGAGAAAATACAATTAACTGGTCACACCGATCAAATATTCGATTTGGCCTGGAGCCCTTGCGGTAAAATGGCCGCCACCGTGTGCAAAGATGGCAAATTGCGTGTCTACAATCCACGCAAGTCGGAGACACCCATACGCGAAGGCAACGGTCCGGTGGGAACGCGTGGAGCGCGTATCACTTGGGCGCTGGAGGGTCAATATATCGTCTGCACTGGCTTTGATAA AGTTTCTGAGCGCCAGATAAGCGTTTACAATGCACAAAAGCTGAATGCACCACTGAATATGGCCAGTCTGGATGTCTCACCATCCATACTGATACCTTACTATGATGAGGACAGTTCGACATTGTTTGTGACGGGCAAAGGTGACTCGACCATTTACTGCTATGAGATTACGGATGAGGAGCCATACATTTGTCCTCTATCGCATCATCGTTGCACATCACTGCATCAAGGTTTGAGTTTTCTCACCAAAAATCATTGTGACGTCGCGAGTGTGGAATTTTCGAAAGCGTACAGACTAACTAACACGACTATTGAACCGCTGAGTTTCACTGTGCCACGCATTAAG AGCGAACTATTTCAAGACGATCTCTTTCCGCCAACACGCGTCACATGGAAGCCCACAATGTCTGCGGATGAATGGTTTGCATGCAACGATAGGAAAGCGACTAAGTTGAGTTTGCAGCCTGAAGGCATGGAAGCTT TATCATCCATTCAGCAAGTCGCCCCCGCTAAGAAGATAGAGCATGCGGGCAATGGCAGTAGTGGCGGCGCAATGACTCGAGCGGAATTCGAAAAGAATAAACAACAAGAG ATTCAAAAGTCAGTGAGCGCCCGCTTGGAGTACAACACCAAACTGGAGCAGGACGACATGGAAGGTGTGGATGAAAATGAGTGGCAAGAGGATTAA